A stretch of the Planctomycetota bacterium genome encodes the following:
- a CDS encoding phosphoglycerate kinase, translating to MAKKTVADIDPRGKAVLVRVDFNVPQDDAGAITDDRRIRMALPTIRSILDRGGKAILMSHLGRPTGKGPEPEFSLAPVAARLGELLGRPVVLAADTGGPDSVAKAKALRPGEVLLLENVRFNKGEKKGDDAAYVAGVAGLADAYVNDAFGTCHRTEASMHAVPVAMKQAGRPAVVGFLVEKEVRYLADAIAHPKRPFVAILGGKKVSDKIAVITNLLHVCDHVLIGGAMAYTFSLAEGGAVGKSLVEPDRLELAKQLLATAAGKLVLPVDTHCADDFSSAAAKRIVPAGKIPDGFEGLDIGPETARKYAAIIAAAGTVVWNGPMGVFEMPPFDAGTRAVADAVAAATAQGAVTIIGGGDSAAAVEQLGYADRVSHISTGGGASLEMLEGKAFATVAVLDDA from the coding sequence ATGGCCAAGAAGACCGTCGCCGACATCGACCCGCGTGGCAAGGCGGTGCTCGTGCGCGTCGATTTCAACGTGCCCCAGGACGATGCCGGCGCGATCACCGACGACCGGCGGATCCGGATGGCGCTGCCGACGATCCGCTCGATCCTCGATCGGGGTGGCAAGGCGATCCTCATGAGCCACCTCGGCCGCCCTACGGGCAAAGGTCCGGAGCCCGAGTTCTCGCTCGCGCCGGTGGCGGCGCGGCTCGGCGAGTTGCTCGGCCGGCCGGTAGTCCTCGCCGCCGACACCGGCGGTCCCGACTCGGTCGCCAAGGCCAAGGCGCTGCGGCCGGGAGAGGTGCTCCTCCTGGAGAACGTCCGGTTCAACAAAGGGGAAAAGAAGGGTGACGACGCCGCCTACGTCGCCGGCGTGGCGGGGCTCGCCGATGCCTACGTCAACGACGCCTTCGGCACCTGCCATCGCACCGAGGCGAGCATGCACGCCGTGCCGGTGGCGATGAAACAGGCAGGTCGACCGGCGGTCGTCGGGTTCCTCGTGGAAAAGGAGGTCCGCTACCTCGCCGACGCGATCGCCCACCCGAAGCGCCCGTTCGTGGCGATCCTCGGCGGCAAGAAGGTCTCCGACAAGATCGCGGTGATCACCAACCTCCTCCACGTCTGCGACCACGTCCTCATCGGCGGAGCGATGGCCTACACGTTCTCGCTCGCCGAGGGAGGTGCCGTCGGCAAGTCGCTCGTCGAGCCCGACAGGCTCGAGCTGGCCAAGCAGTTGCTCGCCACGGCGGCCGGCAAGCTCGTCCTCCCCGTCGACACGCACTGCGCCGACGACTTTTCATCGGCGGCCGCGAAGCGGATCGTGCCCGCCGGGAAGATCCCCGACGGCTTCGAGGGCCTCGACATCGGGCCGGAGACGGCGCGGAAGTACGCCGCGATTATCGCCGCTGCCGGGACGGTCGTCTGGAACGGCCCGATGGGGGTCTTCGAGATGCCGCCGTTCGACGCCGGGACCCGGGCCGTGGCCGACGCCGTCGCCGCCGCCACGGCGCAGGGAGCCGTGACGATCATCGGCGGCGGCGACTCGGCGGCGGCCGTCGAGCAGCTCGGCTATGCCGACCGCGTCAGTCACATCTCCACCGGTGGCGGGGCGTCGCTGGAGATGCTCGAGGGCAAGGCGTTCGCGACGGTGGCCGTCCTCGACGACGCCTGA
- a CDS encoding zinc-binding alcohol dehydrogenase family protein, whose protein sequence is MNAWVLEEPRRWRLADVAEPPPPGDGEAVIRVRAVGICGTDVGGYLGKMPFFSYPRIPGHELGVEVVAVGAGVANVRPGDRCCVEPYINCQDCFSCRRGLTNCCEHHRTLGVHCDGGLRPLFTVPARKLHPAPGLAPEQCALVETLAIGCHAIDRARAVAGETVLVIGAGPIGLSAVVFARLAGCRVIVVDVAASRLAFVRERLGIPDTLPAGGTEATAAALRELTAGRGCEVVIDATGSPASMAAALEYCAFGGRLVYVGITQSEIAFPHAPILHRRELSILASRNALSRDFTRIIGLVDEGRIDTRPWITHQVAFADVGTAFPRLIEPGSGMVKAVVTMPD, encoded by the coding sequence ATGAACGCCTGGGTCCTCGAAGAGCCACGCCGGTGGCGCCTGGCCGACGTCGCCGAACCGCCCCCGCCGGGGGACGGCGAGGCGGTGATCCGCGTCCGCGCCGTGGGGATCTGCGGCACCGATGTCGGTGGCTACCTGGGGAAGATGCCGTTCTTCAGCTACCCGCGGATCCCGGGGCACGAGCTGGGCGTCGAGGTCGTCGCGGTCGGCGCGGGGGTGGCGAACGTTCGCCCCGGCGACCGCTGCTGCGTCGAGCCGTACATCAACTGCCAGGACTGTTTCTCCTGCCGCCGCGGTCTGACCAATTGCTGCGAGCACCACCGCACGCTCGGCGTCCACTGCGACGGCGGGCTGCGGCCGCTGTTCACCGTGCCGGCCCGCAAGCTCCATCCGGCGCCTGGCCTCGCGCCGGAGCAGTGCGCCCTGGTCGAGACGCTGGCGATCGGCTGCCACGCCATCGACCGTGCCCGCGCGGTCGCCGGCGAGACGGTGCTCGTGATCGGGGCCGGGCCGATCGGCCTGTCGGCGGTCGTGTTCGCCCGCCTCGCCGGCTGCCGTGTGATCGTCGTCGACGTCGCGGCGTCGCGTCTGGCCTTCGTCCGCGAGCGCCTCGGCATCCCCGACACGCTCCCGGCCGGCGGCACCGAAGCCACCGCCGCGGCGCTCCGCGAGCTCACCGCCGGGCGGGGCTGCGAGGTGGTGATCGACGCCACCGGCAGTCCGGCGAGCATGGCCGCGGCGCTCGAATACTGTGCGTTCGGCGGTCGCCTCGTCTACGTGGGTATCACGCAGTCGGAGATCGCCTTCCCGCACGCCCCGATCCTTCACCGCCGCGAACTGTCGATCCTCGCCAGCCGCAACGCCCTGTCGCGCGACTTCACCAGGATCATCGGGCTGGTCGACGAGGGGCGGATCGACACCCGTCCCTGGATCACCCACCAGGTCGCGTTCGCCGACGTCGGCACGGCGTTTCCCCGGCTCATCGAGCCGGGATCGGGGATGGTCAAGGCGGTGGTGACGATGCCCGACTGA
- a CDS encoding amidohydrolase → MRLDAHQHFWRYRPEEYPWIGAGMERLARDHLPADLAPLAAAAGISGTVAVQARQSLAETEWLLDLAETSALVRGVVGWVDLRSATVADDLARLARRPALVGVRHVVQDEPDPRFLLGAAFVRGIGQLAAHGLAYDLLVYPHQLAAAEELVAHFPGQRFVLDHLGKPAVKRGEVAPWRDDIGRLARHAHCWCKLSGLVTEAAWQEWSRAQFTPYLEVALEAFSPARLLFGSDWPVCTLAAPYADVVGIVEDFVARLAPGEREAIMGGSCAAFYRLPEADSPTERRR, encoded by the coding sequence ATGCGCCTCGACGCCCACCAGCATTTCTGGCGCTACCGGCCGGAGGAGTATCCCTGGATCGGCGCCGGCATGGAGCGGCTGGCGCGGGATCACCTGCCCGCCGACCTCGCTCCGCTGGCCGCGGCGGCCGGGATCAGCGGCACCGTGGCGGTGCAGGCGCGGCAGTCGCTCGCCGAGACCGAATGGCTCCTCGACTTGGCGGAGACGTCGGCGCTGGTTCGCGGCGTCGTCGGTTGGGTCGACCTCCGATCCGCGACCGTCGCCGACGACCTCGCGCGGCTCGCGCGGCGGCCGGCGCTGGTCGGCGTCCGCCACGTCGTCCAGGACGAGCCCGACCCGCGGTTCCTCCTCGGCGCGGCATTCGTCCGCGGGATTGGCCAGCTGGCGGCGCATGGACTGGCCTACGACCTTCTCGTCTACCCCCACCAGCTCGCCGCCGCGGAGGAGCTGGTGGCCCACTTCCCGGGACAGCGTTTCGTGCTCGACCACCTCGGCAAGCCGGCGGTCAAGCGCGGGGAGGTGGCGCCGTGGCGCGACGACATCGGCCGCCTCGCCCGCCACGCCCACTGCTGGTGCAAACTCTCCGGATTGGTCACCGAGGCTGCCTGGCAGGAGTGGTCGCGCGCGCAGTTCACGCCGTACCTCGAGGTGGCGCTCGAGGCCTTCTCGCCGGCGCGGCTGTTGTTCGGGAGCGATTGGCCGGTGTGCACGCTCGCCGCCCCGTACGCCGACGTGGTGGGGATCGTCGAGGATTTCGTCGCGCGGCTCGCGCCCGGGGAACGGGAGGCGATCATGGGCGGCTCCTGCGCGGCGTTCTACCGGCTGCCGGAGGCCGACAGCCCGACGGAGCGCCGGCGATGA
- a CDS encoding DUF3748 domain-containing protein, producing the protein MNGRPRQVTAAPHGHVLTNAAVWSADSRWIVYDVRSDPAGSRFDGTAIERVDADTGRVERLYTATGGACCGVVTASPVDDRVVFIHGPERPTPDWAYGPARRQGVVVRGAAPGRAEALDARDLVPPFTPGALRGGTHVHVFSPDGALVSFTYEDAVLPERPPPGGEGNLRGVGVAVCGRPVTVPRTHARNHDGSAWSVLVTTLADVPRPGSDEISRAYEEAWVGSRGYRRADGSWQRYALAFQGQVRSAAGEPFAEAFLVDLPDDPAAWTAPGAGPLAGTPTTRPAPPRGVVQRRLTFTTDRRHPGIQGPRHWLRSSPDGERIGLLMKDDAGIDQLWTVSPRGELTQLSRSPAPIASAFSWSPSGAAVACIVDGSVCLVDAADGRVRGLTEPIRGTSAPRPEACVFSPDGRRIAFVRTVPTPLPGGARRDCNQIFVVDVG; encoded by the coding sequence GTGAACGGCCGGCCGCGGCAGGTCACCGCCGCGCCGCACGGCCATGTCCTCACCAACGCCGCCGTCTGGTCTGCCGACTCGCGCTGGATCGTGTACGACGTCCGCAGCGATCCTGCCGGGAGCCGGTTCGATGGCACCGCGATCGAACGCGTCGATGCCGACACCGGCCGGGTCGAGCGCCTGTACACAGCGACGGGCGGCGCGTGCTGCGGCGTCGTCACCGCCAGCCCCGTCGACGACCGCGTGGTGTTCATCCACGGTCCTGAGCGCCCCACCCCGGACTGGGCGTATGGCCCGGCGCGGCGGCAGGGGGTGGTGGTGCGTGGCGCCGCACCGGGCCGGGCAGAAGCGCTCGACGCCCGCGACCTGGTGCCGCCGTTCACCCCGGGCGCCCTCCGCGGCGGCACGCACGTCCATGTCTTCTCCCCCGACGGTGCCCTGGTGAGCTTCACCTACGAGGATGCCGTGCTTCCCGAGCGGCCGCCACCGGGTGGCGAGGGGAACCTCCGGGGGGTCGGTGTCGCCGTCTGCGGCCGGCCGGTGACGGTGCCGCGGACGCACGCGCGCAACCACGACGGCAGCGCGTGGAGCGTGCTGGTGACGACGCTCGCCGACGTGCCGCGACCGGGCAGCGACGAGATCTCGCGCGCCTACGAAGAAGCCTGGGTGGGAAGCCGTGGCTACCGGCGCGCCGACGGCTCGTGGCAGCGCTACGCACTGGCCTTCCAGGGGCAGGTGCGCTCGGCGGCCGGTGAGCCGTTCGCCGAGGCGTTTCTCGTCGACCTGCCCGACGATCCGGCGGCGTGGACCGCGCCCGGTGCGGGGCCGCTGGCGGGAACGCCGACGACGCGTCCCGCGCCTCCCCGCGGCGTGGTCCAGCGCCGGCTGACGTTCACCACCGACCGCCGCCATCCCGGGATCCAGGGACCGCGCCATTGGCTGCGGTCGAGCCCCGACGGCGAGCGGATCGGCCTGCTCATGAAGGACGATGCGGGAATCGACCAGCTGTGGACGGTGTCGCCGCGGGGGGAGCTCACCCAGCTCAGCCGCTCCCCGGCGCCGATCGCCAGCGCCTTCAGCTGGAGCCCTTCCGGTGCCGCCGTCGCCTGTATCGTCGACGGCAGCGTGTGCCTCGTGGACGCGGCCGACGGCCGGGTCCGCGGGCTCACCGAACCGATCCGGGGCACCAGCGCGCCGCGCCCCGAGGCCTGTGTCTTCTCCCCCGACGGCAGGCGGATCGCCTTCGTCCGGACCGTCCCCACGCCACTCCCTGGCGGCGCGCGCCGCGACTGCAACCAGATCTTCGTGGTCGACGTCGGTTAG
- a CDS encoding sialidase produces MVPSPTVPRPRPTGCRPLVPAALITALALAVPDAGADTPAVDPGLGAAAVRLREFVCPRGSPTRSCHASTIEVAADGTLVASWFGGSDEGEPDVGIWVSRRGAAGWSVPTRVIDGTQRDGTRHPCWNPVLFQSPGGPLLLYAKVGPSPSTWWGVVCESTDGGRSWGALRRLGDGIVGPVKNKPVVLADGVVLAGSSSEDDGWRVHFERSTDGGRSFTRLPAVNDGRAVMAIQPSILLLGGGRLLALGRTRSGKLFEVESGDAGRSWSALGLGTILNPSSGTDAVSLADGRHLLVCNPVAAGRTPLVVAESGDGRAWRDVVALETFPGEYSYPAIIQAPDGLVHVTYTFLREAIVHVVIDPAALGKDAP; encoded by the coding sequence ATGGTCCCGAGTCCTACCGTCCCGCGCCCTCGCCCCACCGGGTGCCGTCCGCTCGTGCCGGCAGCGCTGATCACCGCCCTTGCCCTCGCGGTGCCCGATGCCGGCGCCGACACCCCCGCCGTCGATCCGGGGCTCGGCGCGGCGGCGGTGCGGCTGCGCGAGTTCGTCTGCCCGCGCGGCTCCCCGACGCGTTCCTGCCACGCCAGCACGATCGAGGTGGCGGCCGACGGCACACTCGTTGCTTCCTGGTTCGGTGGCAGCGACGAGGGAGAGCCGGACGTCGGCATCTGGGTGTCGCGGCGCGGGGCAGCGGGCTGGAGCGTGCCGACGCGCGTCATCGACGGCACGCAGCGGGACGGCACGCGCCACCCGTGCTGGAATCCCGTCCTCTTCCAGTCGCCGGGCGGACCGCTGCTGCTCTACGCCAAGGTCGGGCCGTCGCCGAGCACGTGGTGGGGGGTGGTCTGCGAGAGCACCGACGGCGGCCGCTCGTGGGGGGCGCTGCGGCGCCTCGGCGACGGGATCGTCGGTCCGGTGAAGAACAAGCCGGTGGTCCTCGCCGACGGCGTCGTGCTCGCCGGCAGTTCGAGTGAGGACGACGGCTGGCGCGTCCACTTCGAGCGCTCGACCGACGGCGGGAGGAGCTTCACGCGCCTCCCCGCGGTCAATGACGGCCGCGCGGTGATGGCGATCCAGCCGAGCATCCTCCTCCTCGGCGGCGGCAGGCTGCTGGCCCTGGGACGGACGCGGAGCGGCAAGCTGTTCGAGGTCGAATCGGGCGATGCCGGGAGGAGTTGGTCGGCGCTCGGCCTCGGGACGATTCTCAATCCCAGTTCCGGGACCGACGCGGTTTCGCTCGCCGACGGCCGCCACCTGCTGGTCTGCAACCCCGTCGCCGCGGGGCGAACGCCGCTGGTGGTGGCGGAGAGCGGTGACGGCCGGGCGTGGCGCGACGTCGTGGCGCTGGAGACGTTTCCCGGGGAGTACTCCTACCCGGCGATCATCCAGGCGCCCGACGGGCTCGTGCACGTCACCTACACCTTCCTCCGCGAGGCGATCGTCCACGTCGTCATCGACCCGGCCGCACTCGGCAAGGACGCGCCGTGA
- a CDS encoding c-type cytochrome, with amino-acid sequence MVVLDVSSRRAARRRAAVRAVVLLACGVASGHRPGTVDPVRAATPDGAATINSERAGDPLPAETARAAVATRVAMEITLLASEPVIVNPIAATVDAAGRLLVAENLTYAERPLRTDTRWRDRVTLVEDADGDGVAEHHAVLVDGLVGLTGLTVGRGGLWLLCPPRLLFIPAGDRPPDGWPADPSPTDASARADRAETVLDGFTVSEGSHHTFANGLSWGPDGWLYGRCGASSPGAIGPPGVAAAARVPLRGGMWRYHPERKVFEAVCHGTTNPWGHDWDDRGEGFFVNTVNGHLWRLLPGAHYARSHTVEPHPFVTDPLPPHADHEHFDASRHWTESRDGRADAHGGGHAHAGCVVVPDEPGWPDDLRGRLLTLNLHGRRINVDRLDHTPQGIVGRHEADLALFGDPFFRGIDIVELPHRALAILDWSDTGECHEATGVHRTSGRVFCLAVPGAVRAPLRDLATLSTDDLVGLLMADRWQARMALRLLADRRAATPDRPLPATARAALERLLDDGATTTLRLRGLWGLWATGALATGRLLPLLDDAEPAIRVWAIRLLSDAWPLDFATGEQPPRTAAPAAVAVERLVHHAAAERDPEVRLALATVLQRLPPRARAPLAAALVDHVEDSAAGAAPATVDDAPPGRALAVGGQSPPWPLSTQATAGNAEGFPGRRRPHPAADHFFHGPGADHHDLGAMVWFGLLPAIPADPGGAVAVWKAAAVPWADRAHWPGLRRDIVRRATGGDAAATLSALLAAAADEGPAGIDDCLTGLRAGWTGRRRALPPAGWERFHAAAVAAAADADEPLAVPIGENVAALEALFGLPGADGRLGRLVLDDSLPAARRAAALAALTDSRGAGLSATSAAVLTVPGLGAAALRGLAVAGEPAGAERIVAEYARLDPVTRAGALMALVSRREWAAALASAVETGRIAAADVGPDVVRQVRALRDGALARRLEAAVAARPSASGRVSIDTRRARLTPAVLAAADSAAGRRLWERLCATCHRLHGDGEALGPDLTGAGRHDLDYLLANVVTPSAVVSPDYRLRQAILDDGRVVAGLLERRTADAVVLRTAAGRETLPADEIEELRDAGVSLMPEGLLDGLTDDEVRDLIAYLMAG; translated from the coding sequence ATGGTCGTCCTCGACGTTTCTTCACGGCGTGCAGCGCGGCGGCGTGCGGCAGTCCGCGCCGTGGTGCTGCTCGCCTGCGGCGTGGCATCGGGCCACCGGCCGGGGACGGTCGATCCCGTGCGCGCAGCCACGCCGGATGGCGCCGCGACGATCAACAGCGAGCGCGCCGGCGACCCGCTGCCGGCGGAAACAGCCCGGGCCGCGGTCGCGACGCGCGTCGCGATGGAGATCACGCTCCTGGCCAGTGAGCCGGTGATCGTCAACCCGATCGCCGCGACCGTCGATGCGGCCGGGCGGCTGCTGGTCGCCGAGAACCTGACCTACGCCGAACGGCCGCTGCGGACCGACACGCGCTGGCGGGACCGTGTCACGCTCGTCGAGGATGCCGACGGCGACGGCGTGGCGGAACACCACGCCGTGCTCGTCGACGGCCTCGTCGGCCTGACGGGCCTCACCGTGGGGCGCGGCGGCCTGTGGCTCCTCTGCCCGCCGCGGCTGCTGTTCATCCCCGCCGGCGACCGGCCTCCCGACGGTTGGCCAGCCGATCCATCCCCCACGGACGCCAGCGCCCGCGCCGACCGGGCCGAAACCGTCCTCGACGGGTTCACGGTGTCGGAGGGCAGCCACCACACGTTCGCCAACGGCTTGTCGTGGGGGCCCGATGGCTGGCTGTACGGCCGCTGCGGGGCGAGCTCACCCGGCGCGATCGGGCCGCCGGGCGTCGCTGCCGCGGCCCGTGTCCCCCTGCGTGGTGGAATGTGGCGCTACCATCCGGAGCGGAAGGTGTTCGAAGCGGTCTGCCACGGCACCACCAACCCCTGGGGCCACGACTGGGACGACCGTGGCGAGGGGTTTTTCGTCAACACCGTCAACGGCCACCTGTGGCGTCTCCTCCCCGGAGCGCACTACGCCCGATCGCACACCGTCGAGCCGCATCCGTTCGTGACCGACCCGCTCCCGCCGCACGCCGACCACGAGCACTTCGACGCCTCGCGCCACTGGACCGAATCGCGCGACGGCCGGGCCGATGCCCATGGCGGCGGCCACGCCCACGCCGGCTGCGTGGTGGTGCCCGACGAACCGGGCTGGCCCGACGACCTGCGCGGCCGGCTCCTGACGCTCAATCTCCATGGCCGCCGGATCAACGTCGACCGGCTCGACCACACGCCGCAGGGGATCGTCGGTCGCCACGAGGCGGATCTGGCACTGTTCGGCGATCCGTTTTTCCGCGGGATCGACATCGTCGAGCTCCCGCACCGGGCCCTCGCGATCCTCGACTGGAGCGACACCGGGGAATGCCACGAGGCGACCGGCGTCCACCGCACCAGCGGCCGGGTGTTTTGCCTCGCCGTCCCCGGCGCCGTCCGCGCTCCGCTCCGCGATCTGGCGACGCTGTCGACCGACGATCTCGTCGGCCTCCTCATGGCCGACCGCTGGCAGGCCCGGATGGCTCTCCGGCTCCTCGCCGACAGGCGCGCGGCGACACCCGACCGGCCGCTGCCGGCCACCGCGCGGGCGGCCCTGGAGCGCCTCCTCGACGACGGGGCGACGACGACGCTGCGGCTCCGCGGCCTGTGGGGCCTGTGGGCGACAGGCGCGCTTGCCACCGGGCGCCTCCTGCCGCTTCTCGACGATGCCGAGCCGGCGATCCGCGTGTGGGCGATCCGCCTCCTCAGCGATGCATGGCCGCTCGACTTCGCGACCGGTGAGCAGCCGCCGCGCACGGCCGCGCCGGCAGCGGTGGCGGTCGAACGACTGGTGCATCACGCCGCGGCCGAACGTGACCCCGAGGTCCGCCTCGCCCTCGCCACGGTGCTCCAGCGCCTTCCTCCCCGTGCCCGGGCGCCGCTGGCGGCGGCGCTGGTCGACCATGTCGAAGACTCGGCCGCCGGAGCCGCCCCGGCCACGGTAGACGACGCGCCTCCCGGGCGGGCGCTGGCTGTCGGTGGACAAAGCCCTCCGTGGCCTTTGTCCACTCAAGCGACCGCGGGAAACGCCGAGGGTTTCCCGGGGCGCCGTCGGCCGCATCCAGCGGCCGATCACTTTTTCCACGGGCCAGGGGCCGACCATCACGATCTCGGGGCGATGGTCTGGTTCGGATTGCTGCCCGCGATCCCCGCAGACCCGGGCGGCGCGGTCGCCGTCTGGAAGGCCGCCGCGGTGCCGTGGGCGGACCGGGCCCATTGGCCTGGGCTGCGCCGCGACATCGTCCGCCGGGCGACCGGCGGCGATGCTGCCGCGACACTCAGCGCGCTTCTCGCCGCCGCAGCCGACGAAGGACCAGCCGGGATCGACGATTGCCTTACCGGCCTGCGGGCCGGGTGGACGGGGAGGCGCCGCGCCCTCCCGCCGGCGGGGTGGGAGCGCTTCCACGCCGCTGCCGTCGCGGCAGCGGCGGACGCCGACGAGCCCCTGGCCGTGCCGATCGGCGAGAATGTCGCCGCCCTCGAGGCGCTGTTCGGCCTGCCCGGCGCCGATGGGCGGCTCGGCCGGCTTGTCCTCGACGACTCGTTGCCCGCCGCACGGCGCGCGGCGGCGCTCGCGGCACTCACCGACAGCCGCGGCGCGGGGCTTTCGGCCACCAGCGCGGCGGTGCTCACGGTCCCGGGGCTCGGGGCGGCGGCCCTCCGCGGTCTGGCCGTGGCCGGCGAACCAGCGGGGGCGGAGCGGATCGTGGCCGAGTATGCCCGGCTCGACCCCGTGACCCGCGCTGGCGCCCTGATGGCGCTGGTGTCACGGCGCGAGTGGGCCGCTGCGCTTGCCAGTGCCGTGGAGACGGGGCGGATCGCCGCCGCCGACGTCGGGCCCGACGTCGTCCGCCAGGTGCGCGCCCTCCGCGACGGGGCGCTCGCGCGGCGGCTCGAAGCGGCAGTCGCCGCGCGCCCTTCCGCGAGCGGCCGCGTCTCGATCGACACCCGCCGCGCCCGGCTCACGCCCGCGGTGCTGGCCGCCGCCGACTCCGCTGCGGGGCGGCGGCTGTGGGAACGGCTGTGCGCGACCTGCCACCGGCTCCACGGCGACGGGGAAGCGCTCGGCCCCGACCTCACCGGGGCGGGCCGCCACGATCTCGACTACCTGCTGGCCAACGTCGTCACCCCATCGGCGGTCGTCTCACCCGACTACCGCCTCCGTCAAGCCATCCTCGACGACGGGCGTGTCGTCGCCGGCCTCCTCGAACGGCGGACTGCCGACGCGGTCGTCCTCCGCACCGCGGCCGGGCGCGAGACGTTGCCGGCCGACGAGATCGAGGAGCTGCGCGACGCCGGCGTGTCGCTGATGCCCGAGGGGCTCCTCGACGGCCTCACCGACGACGAGGTCCGCGACCTGATCGCCTACCTGATGGCCGGGTGA